A window from Solanum stenotomum isolate F172 chromosome 5, ASM1918654v1, whole genome shotgun sequence encodes these proteins:
- the LOC125866374 gene encoding probable LRR receptor-like serine/threonine-protein kinase At1g06840, with protein sequence MGREKTAILLIVALSTCFFAYGQDMLTDPDEVTALEAIHGSLEDPVGYLRNWEKEKDPCTSWSFVHCLQNETEGYQHVQELRLMNLSLSGTLAPELGQLKHMEILNFMWNRISGSIPKEIGSITALRLLLLSGNQISGSLPEELGYLPNLNKFQLDLNDISGPIPKSFANLPKVAHFHMNNNSISGQIPPELSVLPRLQHFLLDNNNLSGYLPPELALMPNLTILQLDNNNFEGSEVPASYSNMSKLFKLSLRNCNLQGTVPDLSTIPHLLYLDLSRNQLTGNIPSNKLSDNITTIILSGNMLNGSIPSNFSVLPNLQRLSLNNNRLSGFVPTTIWENKTFSPGAKLRLNFQRNFLSDISGILDPPPNVDIMLYGNPVCGNANERQITQFCKSRDGGEEYGGLNNSIPSCAAQLPCDMDFEHVPALMDGCFCAAPFGVGLRLRSPSISDFPPHYSDFEQWITKSVNLNDYQLHIDSVAWQSGPRLRFFLKFFPPRANDSGTNDFGKFNDSEIVRIANKFAFFNLTGSDIFGPYDLLNFTAMAYNSVLFPPLGGEGSRKNRGTVVGIVLGSIFAAAVLLMAIIFVLLKMRQRLHVSKDQPLPKFPMRIEGVKALGFKELEAATNSFSSATEIGQGGYGKVYKGTLAEGTIVAIKRAQQGSLQGEKEFYTEIELLSRVHHRNLVSLVGYCNEGSEQMLVYEFMPNGSLHDLLKARYGERLSLGTRLYIALGAARGILYLHTEANPPIIHRDVKANNILLDSKFTAKVSDFGISKLAPLPDAETSGHVSTVVKGTPGYLDPEYFFTHKLTEKSDVYSLGIVFLELLTGMRPISQGRNIVREVNAACESGMMSSIIDKGIGPYSSDCVKKFLDLALRCSLDEQKDRPLMLEVVRELEDITYMLPAVFDNNVAPDTDVSTSGMSSSPPTSTYSRHTTTYTTMEGIELVSGVIPTIRPR encoded by the exons ATGGGAAGAGAGAAGACAGCTATATTACTGATTGTGGCTCTTTCAACATGTTTTTTTGCTTATGGACAAGATATGCTCACTGATCCAGATGAAG TGACGGCGCTAGAGGCCATTCATGGAAGCCTGGAAGATCCGGTGGGTTATCTCAGAAATTGGGAAAAAGAGAAAGACCCTTGCACTTCTTGGTCATTTGTTCATTGCCTTCAAAACGAAACCGAAGGTTATCAGCATGTTCAAGAATT GCGTCTGATGAATTTGTCCCTATCTGGTACACTAGCTCCTGAGCTTGGCCAACTTAAACATATGGAGATTTT gAATTTCATGTGGAACAGAATTAGTGGCAGTATACCTAAAGAGATAGGAAGCATTACTGCTCTGAGGCTACT GCTTTTGAGTGGAAATCAAATATCAGGTTCTTTACCAGAAGAGCTCGGTTAtcttcctaacttaaacaaatttcagTTGGACTTAAATGATATATCAGGACCAATACCAAAATCGTTTGCAAACTTGCCAAAAGTTGCACATTT CCATATGAATAACAATTCAATAAGCGGTCAAATTCCTCCAGAGCTGTCTGTTTTACCCCGGCTTCAACACTT CCTTCTGGACAACAACAACTTATCGGGTTACCTTCCACCAGAGCTTGCATTGATGCCGAACTTAACGATTCT TCAACTTGACAACAATAACTTTGAAGGCTCGGAGGTTCCGGCTTCTTACAGCAATATGTCCAAACTATTTAAGTT GAGTCTTAGGAACTGCAACTTGCAAGGAACAGTTCCTGATCTAAGCACAATACCACACCTTCTTTACTT AGACCTTAGCAGAAACCAACTCACAGGAAATATACCCTCCAATAAGCTGTCTGATAATATCACAACCAT CATTCTGTCAGGAAATATGCTTAATGGTTCTATCCCTTCGAACTTTTCTGTCCTTCCAAATCTGCAGAGGCT GTCACTCAACAATAATAGGTTAAGTGGTTTTGTGCCAACTACCATTTGGGAGAATAAGACATTTTCCCCAGGCGCAAAACTTAGATT GAACTTTCAACGTAATTTTCTCTCAGATATTTCGGGTATTCTTGATCCACCTCCAAATGTCGATATTAT GCTTTATGGAAATCCTGTTTGTGGAAATGCAAATGAGCGCCAGATTACCCAATTTTGTAAATCAAGAGACGGAGGTGAAGAGTATGGAGGCTTGAACAACTCTATTCCAAGTTGTGCAGCCCAGCTGCCTTGCGACATGGATTTTGAACATGTCCCAGCATTAATGGATGGCTGCTTTTGTGCAGCACCTTTTGGAGTTGGTTTGCGTTTAAGAAGCCCTAGCATTTCAGACTTTCCTCCACATTATAGTGACTTTGAACAGTGGATAACAAAAAGTGTTAATTTGAATGATTATCAACTGCACATTGATTCGGTTGCATGGCAAAGCGGTCCTAGGCTtagattctttttgaaattcttcCCTCCACGTGCAAATGACTCTGGAACCAATGATTTTGGCAAATTTAATGACAGCGAGATAGTACGGATCGCAAACAAGTTTGCCTTTTTTAATCTTACTGGAAGTGATATCTTTGGCCCATATGACCTGCTCAATTTCACTGCCATGGCGTATAATTCTG TCCTTTTTCCTCCGTTGGGAGGAGAGGGAAGCAGAAAAAACAGAGGCACTGTGGTTGGAATTGTCTTAGGGTCCATATTTGCTGCAGCTGTGCTACTTATGGCCATAATATTTGTGTTGCTTAAAATGAGGCAGAGGTTACACGTTTCAAAAGATCAACCAT tACCAAAATTTCCAATGCGAATAGAAGGTGTTAAGGCATTGGGTTTTAAGGAATTAGAGGCAGCAACTAACAGTTTTAGCAGTGCTACTGAAATTGGCCAAGGAGGCTATGGGAAGGTCTACAAAGGCACTTTAGCAGAGGGAACAATAGTGGCAATTAAACGTGCACAGCAAGGCTCATTGCAGGGTGAAAAAGAGTTCTATACTGAGATAGAATTACTTTCACGTGTGCATCATCGAAATCTTGTTTCCTTGGTGGGATACTGTAATGAAGGAAGTGAACAA ATGTTGGTGTATGAGTTCATGCCAAATGGTTCCTTGCATGATCTTCTAAAAG CTAGATATGGGGAACGTCTGAGTCTTGGAACAAGGTTATACATTGCTTTAGGTGCTGCCAGGGGAATCCTCTACCTCCATACTGAAGCTAATCCTCCAATAATCCATCGTGATGTCAAAGCAAATAACATACTGTTGGACTCTAAGTTCACCGCAAAAGTCTCTGATTTTGGAATCTCAAAGCTTGCACCATTACCTGATGCTGAAACGAGTGGACATGTATCAACTGTTGTGAAAGGAACTCCT GGCTACCTTGATCCTGAGTACTTCTTTACTCACAAGTTGACTgagaaaagtgatgtttataGCCTTGGTATTGTATTTCTGGAGCTTTTAACAGGGATGCGACCTATATCTCAGGGAAGGAACATCGTCCGAGAG GTGAATGCAGCATGCGAATCAGGGATGATGTCTTCTATTATCGACAAGGGTATAGGTCCATATTCCTCAGATTGTGTCAAGAAATTCCTGGATTTGGCTCTCAGGTGTTCACTGGATGAACAAAAGGATAGACCTTTAATGCTGGAGGTGGTGAGAGAGTTAGAGGACATCACTTACATGCTTCCAGCTGTATTCGACAATAATGTTGCACCAGATACAGATGTTTCCACGTCTGGAATGTCATCATCACCACCAACTTCAACTTATTCCAGACACACTACCACCTACACAACTATGGAAGGAATTGAGCTTGTGAGCGGTGTCATTCCCACCATCAGGCCTCGTTGA